The Nocardioides sp. cx-173 genome segment ACTGGATGGAGCCGGAGATCCGGGCCATGTCGCTGGAGGTGAGGTCGACCATCTCCTTGACGTCGTTGCCGGCCGCGAACACCCGCTCGCCGCCGTAGACGACCACGGCCTTGACGTCGTCGCGCTCCGCCGCCTCCGCGGCCGCGGCCCGCAGCTCGGCCTGCACCTGGATGCTGATCGCGTTCATCTTCGGCCGGTCGAGGCGGATCGTGCCCACGCCATCGGTGACCTCGAGCCTCACGAACTCTGACATCTGGCAACTCCCTGCTGGTCGGTGAACGTGGCTTGAGCCTGCCACTGCCGGCGGGCCCTCGGGGAGCCGGTGCCGAAGGATAGGCAACAATGGATCGAGTGACTCCCGGCCTGTGGCGCAACCTCGGCGACCACGCGGCCGTGTGGCCGGGACGTCATCATCCCCTCGGGTCGACCTGGTCCCCTGAGGCCACCAACTTCGCCGTCCACGCGCCCCGCGGCACGGCTGTCTGGGTGTGCGTGTTCGACGACGAGGGCGCCGAGCGCCGGCACCAGCTCACCGAGCACACGCTGGGCATCTGGCACGGAGCGGTGCCGGGCGTCGAGGTCGGCGCCCGCTACGGCTACCGCGTCGACGGCCCGTGGCGCCCGGCGGAGGGCTTGCGCTTCAACGTCGACAAGCTGCTGCTCGACCCGTTCGCCCGCGCTGTGAGCGGCGAGGTGACGGTGCACCCCGCGATCTACGGCTTCGCCCTCGACGCCGACGGCGTCCAGCAGCGCAGCGCCGTGGACTCGGCGCCGTACGTGCCCCGCAGCGTGGTCGTGGCCGACGACTTCGACTGGGGCGACGACGCCCCGCCGAGCCACCGCTGGCGCGACACGGTCATCTACGAGATGCACGTCAAGGGCATGACCCGACTTCAGGACCGGGTGCCGGAGGAGCTCCGGGGGACGTACGCCGGCCTGGGCACCCCCGCCGTGGTCGACTACCTGCGAGACCTCGGCGTGACCGCCGTCGAGCTGCTCCCGGTGCACCAGTTCGTCTCCGAGCCGGCCCTGGTCGAGCGCGGCGCCGTCAACTACTGGGGCTACAACTCGATCGGGTTCTTCGCCCCCCACGGCGCCTACTCCGCCTCCGGCGACCGCGGCCAGCAGGTGACGGAGTTCAAGGCGATGGTCAAGGCGTTCCACGCCGCCGGGCTCGAGGTGATCCTCGACGTCGTCTACAACCACACCGCGGAGGCCGGAGCGGACGGACCCACGCTGTCGTTCCGCGGCTTCGACGACGCCGTCTACACCCGGGTCGGTCCCTCCGAGCCCGACCAGCCGGCCGACCACTACTGGGACGTCACCGGCTGTGGCAACACCGTCGACGCGGCCTACCCGTTCGCGCTGCGGATGATCCTGGACTCGCTGCGCTACTGGGTGAGCGAGATGCACGTGGACGGCTTCCGCTTCGACCTGCTCTCGGCCCTGACCCGCGTCGACCACGAGATCGACATGGGCTGCCACCTGCTCACCGCGATCGGGCAGGACCCGGTCCTGCGCCACGTGAAGCTCATCGCCGAGCCGTGGGACGCCTCGATGGACGGCTACCGCGTGGGCGACTGCCCGCCACCGTGGGTGGAGTGGAACGACCAGTTCCGCGACGAGATCCGCGACTTCTGGCGGGGCCGCTCCTCCGGCATCCGCCGCGTCGCCACCCGGATGTCGGGCTCCTCGGACCTGTACGCCGACGACGGCCGCTCGGCGTACGCGTCGGTCAACTTCATCACCGCCCACGACGGCTTCACGGTCCGGGACCTGGTCAGCTACGAGCACAAGCACAACGAGGCCAACGGCGAGAACAACCGCGACGGCACCGACAACAACCGGTCGTGCAACTACGGGGTCGAGGGCGAGACCGACGACCCCGAGGTGCTCGCTCTGCGGCGCCGGCAGGCGGCCAACCTGATGGCGACGCTGTGCCTGTCCACCGGGGTGCCGATGATCACCGCCGGCGACGAGCGCGGACGGACCCAGCGCGGCAACAACAACGCCTACTGCCAGGACAACGAGACCTCGTGGATCGACTGGCGGCCCGACGACGCGTGGCTGGACGTCTACGAGATCACCAAGACCGCGCTGCGGCTGCGCCGCGAGCACCCGGCGTTGCGGCAGCGGCACTGGCTCGAGGGCCGGCCGACCATCCGCGGCGGGCCCAAGGACCTCGCCTGGCTGCACCCGACCGGCCGGGAGATGACCGCGGAGGACTGGCACGACGCGCACCTGACCACGATCGGCATGTTCGTCTCCGGCAAGCCGCTGCGCTCCCCCGGGCCCCGCGGGGAGCAGCAGCTCGACGCGTCGTTCATGCTGTGGCTCAACTCCGGCGCCGACCCCGTCGAGCTGACGCTGCCCGAGAACGACTGGGTGCAGGAGGGTGAGGTCGCCCTCAGCACCGACCCCGCCCTCGCCCCGGGCCACCCGGCCAAGGCCGGCGAGGCCCTCGCCCTCGCCGCGCGCTCCGTCCTGGTCCTGCGCGCCGGCTGATCCGGCCGATCAGGCCATGGCGACGACGCCGAGCTCGGCGTCGGAGACCAGCAGGTCGTGCCTCGGGATGACCCGGACGGTGTAGCCGAACGAGCCGCTGTGGTCGAGCTCGACCTCCCCGTCGAAGCGGTAGCGGCCGCCGTCGTAGGTCTCGGCCACGGTCAGCGGCTCGATGACGGTCTCGACGAGC includes the following:
- the glgX gene encoding glycogen debranching protein GlgX, which gives rise to MDRVTPGLWRNLGDHAAVWPGRHHPLGSTWSPEATNFAVHAPRGTAVWVCVFDDEGAERRHQLTEHTLGIWHGAVPGVEVGARYGYRVDGPWRPAEGLRFNVDKLLLDPFARAVSGEVTVHPAIYGFALDADGVQQRSAVDSAPYVPRSVVVADDFDWGDDAPPSHRWRDTVIYEMHVKGMTRLQDRVPEELRGTYAGLGTPAVVDYLRDLGVTAVELLPVHQFVSEPALVERGAVNYWGYNSIGFFAPHGAYSASGDRGQQVTEFKAMVKAFHAAGLEVILDVVYNHTAEAGADGPTLSFRGFDDAVYTRVGPSEPDQPADHYWDVTGCGNTVDAAYPFALRMILDSLRYWVSEMHVDGFRFDLLSALTRVDHEIDMGCHLLTAIGQDPVLRHVKLIAEPWDASMDGYRVGDCPPPWVEWNDQFRDEIRDFWRGRSSGIRRVATRMSGSSDLYADDGRSAYASVNFITAHDGFTVRDLVSYEHKHNEANGENNRDGTDNNRSCNYGVEGETDDPEVLALRRRQAANLMATLCLSTGVPMITAGDERGRTQRGNNNAYCQDNETSWIDWRPDDAWLDVYEITKTALRLRREHPALRQRHWLEGRPTIRGGPKDLAWLHPTGREMTAEDWHDAHLTTIGMFVSGKPLRSPGPRGEQQLDASFMLWLNSGADPVELTLPENDWVQEGEVALSTDPALAPGHPAKAGEALALAARSVLVLRAG